AAGTCTCGGCTGAGCGTAAGGCCCTTCCAAGTGTATGCTGTCCATGCAAGCACAGCTGGTATGCTTACCCcaaagggcaggggaaggactGTACCAGCACAAGGCATCTTTGCACTGCATCTGCCATTGcatttatactgaaaaatgtttgtttgctttgtttttaaaactaagcCACATTACTTCAAATGCTGTTGCTACAGGCAGACTGACAGAGAACAGAAACTCAGTGGGTAAACCTGGAGCACATCTCGGTGCAGTGGGAGTGTCCAGATGAGCGGGTGAGGCTCGGAAGTGCTGGCATGGGAAAGCCTGACAAGTCCCCCTTTTTTGTCCATGGTAAACTTGCCAGCGGCAGAGCAGGACTTCATTGGCTTTAGGGACTTTTTGTGACTTCTCTGATATCATCTGTTCCACGATCAGGCTCCTCAGGTGGCCTTTTCCCCAAACAACTGCATGCTTTCTGGCTGGGTTGGCACGTGACAGATGTTTGCTAATCTTGATCTAGCTTGTAATTTatatgcttttttgtttgattattCTAGCAGGCACAAACATGCTGCAGTACATGGATCACCTCAGACTCCATATAAAGCTTCAGCTAACTCCTCCTATCCTAAACTAAACATGAGAGATTCCAGGGAGAAGTAGTGATGATCGGGGTGCTGGCTTAGGGGTTCCTGTTTGACCAGCCCTGCTAGGCATAGCCAAAGGAGGATGTTGATGGTGGTGTAAGCTATCACAGAAACTCAtcctgaagagcagcagtcTGTACTTTGGGTTCTTTCTATATTGGATACTCATGTTGACAGCCTGAATGGAACAGTGTTAATACCATAGCTCATCCACTGTCAGGTAAAATTGTAGCTGCTCTGTGATTAACTGTATAAAGGATAAACCCACAAAATAGCACTAGCTTCAGAAACAGCTCCAGAAGTTCTGCAATATCTGGGTGTTGTGCTGCAACAAGTAACGTTTGCAAGAGATGTGCGGAGTGTAGTATGTCAGCTACTGTCTGTGACAATTTAGGAGTTCAGGAGTTGCGTTAGTGCACTGTTACTGGCATCCCAGTGATGTAAAAGCTGTAACTTGCTGTTGCTGGTGTTCGCCCTTTAGAAGTGAGTACTGTGTCCAAGTTTACACAAATAAATTTGCTTCTCTGCAGGCAACATGGTGGAGTGGTGTTTACCCCAAGATATTGATTTGGAAGGCGTGGAATTCAAATCCATGGCAAGCGGGTCCCACAAAATCCAGTCAGATTTCATGTGAGTATGTCTGAGCTATATTACTTCTTTCCCTTAGCTGTACATCTACACCACCATCCTTTAATTCAgaacatgcaagaaaaataccatCTATGAAGTTAAGTTCCTGCATAAACGTGCTGCTAAACTGTATCTAGCTGAGCCAAAGATACTCTTCAGATACTCTCAACAGCATATCAAGTACCAGCTAGCTGTGGGGATCTGTTGTATGACAGCTTTGGCGGTGGAGGCCAACTGGTGAATGGGGCAGGCCAGCGTCTCAGTGGTGTGCAAATTTTAATGCGTATTGGGCAAATCATACTGCACTGCCACTATTGGGACTGTCAGCAGAAGCCTGGAGTGAAGGGGAAAGAATGGCAGAACTGAAATGGGAAGGATTTTGCAGGAACTGGACTTAGAAAAAGGTTCTTCATTCTGCCAGTGCTTTTGGATCCTTTAAATGATGTGATAAACAGTCCTTGCTCCCTTACTTCTTTGCTAGCTCCTTCCTTCTGTGGAAAGACATAAGCTAGGAATTTTCTGCATTCCCATCCTTTTACTAACCCAGTGTTGCAACGCAGCAATGTTTTGCAATGAATTGCAATGTCACAATTCCTTTTGGTCAGGAATAACGGTTACTTTCTCAAAGGCACGTGAACTGAACCCTTGCACTCAGCTAGAGTACGCTTCAGCGTGCTGGCACCCAAAATATGATTAGGTAGCTAGACTATACCCAGAACTTCAGGCACTGCAGGCATTTCTTCCTTGGAAGAAGGGCACTGCATTGACTGGGTCCTGCATCCTCTGTTGGTCTTCCTTCCAAGTTCTTTCCTTACTTGCATTCCTTACCAGCCTGTGACGTGGCTGGTAGGGGCTTTAGTGGGAACTCCTGGGAACTCTTGCCTTAAATGTCCTGTCTTGTTCCTGAGAAGGCTAGGACACCCAAGACCTGTCCTCAGCCCTTCAGATAGCAGGGTGGGATTTCAGGGGGTTCCTTAAAGAAGGAACTGTGTTcccaaatcagtatttttagcGGTCAGttacctttctttcttccttttccctctttttaatattaaccCTTCTGTCAAACATTCGTCTCCAGTTATTTCCGGAAAGGGCTCTGTTTTGGCCTGGCCTGCTTTGCCAACATGCCTGTGGAGAGTGAGTTAGAGCGTGGTGCCCGCATGAAGTCCGTGGGGATTCTCTCCCCTTCCTACACCCTGCTGTATAGGTATATGCACTTCCTGGAGAACCAGGTCAGGTAAGTTCTCCTGGGAATGGGACTGGCCACTCCCTGCCTGGGAGAGGTAACTGTGCCTTGATGGAGAGTGGTTTTAGGCACGAGTGAGAATTTGGCTACAACGCTGAGCTATGATTTCCTTGAATGACTCCTTCTCCAGAAAGAGTTACAGGTTCACAACGGGAAGGAGACGAGGAACTGATTAGCAGCAGTCTGTTCATTGCTAACAGGCTACTCAAATGCTATCCAAACCCTACTTATTTTGTGCGGATATAAGTGTCAAGGGGAGACTTGAGAGGACAAGAAGctccccttttctccttctgacaACCGTTTTACTAAGGGCTCACAAAAGGCTTATAAACCTATGATGGTGATCCTGGCTAGGTGTGTGCTTCAGCTGTGTTGAGTGGACCTGGCAGGGAAAATGGTGATGGTGGAAGGGAAAGCTGTTCCTACCTGAGCATATCTAAAACGGGATCAGTACTGTGCATACATCAGCTCGCTGTCTGCTTCAGTGCTGCCCGTGTTCTCTGGCTGCACTGAAAGCTGGTGTTACTCCTGACGCTTCGGCTGCCCTCCTGGATAAGTCTGTGCAACTGAGGCACCCGGGGCTCCTTTGCTAGCTGGGAAAGCAGATGTTGGCTGGGGGCAAGGCACTAAATAAGTAGAGTCTGGAGGCACTACAGatctccccttttttcctttcttttccagacaCCAGCTGGAGATGCCAGGGCACTACTCCCATCTAGAGGCATTCTATGATGACAAGAAAGGAGTTCTCCCTGATAGCAAGGGCACCCCCACCTCTCAGCAACCTGTCCACTGGCTGCCGTCCATCCACAGATACATGTACCCAGAGATGAAGGTGAGGCAGGTGCTCTGAGGCTTGCAGGAATGGgcagtgtgctgctgctccttgctggTGTCTCATACTTCTTTATATAAGCAGTCACTCTAGCGCTTTGTAGGCTGCTTTAGATAAGATTTTGTTACTTGGACTGTTACAAGCTGCAGTTCTCTGTCATTGCTGTGTGCTGGTCTTGCTCCCACATTTAGACTTAGCATCTGTGCATGTGTCCCTGTTTCACCTCtgagctgttttcttccctttccctccaccTGCAGATCACACACCCTGCTGGCTGTATGTCTCAGTTCATCAAATTCTTCGGTGAGCAGATCCTTGTCCTCTGGAAGTTTGCCCTGCTGCGCAAGCGCATATTGATATTTTCACCGCCCCCAGTTGGAGTTGTCTGCTATAGAGGTATGTTTCCAGGGACACCACAGAGCTCTGATCTAGTAGGCTgaagcactgcagaaatgccTGTGGATACTGAGGGGATAGACATCATGCAGGTCTTTAAAATCCATCGCAACCATTTCTTGTGAAGGTACAGTTCAGCCTGCATTTACCCATTTCCTACAAAATGCTTCTCTTCAGGCCTTTCGGGTACGACATACCTGGCACTGTCAAACACAGTTCCTGTCAGCACAGGACAATAAGAGTGCTGAACAAACTTGTGGAATCTACAACATGGGATTCCTGTGGGAGAACAGATTATTTCCTATCCAAAACCAGATGTCCCCACTTCAGAAGTTCTGGTGTTCAGGGGCACTTCAAAGCTCTAACCATTGTTCTCATAGAAGCGTGCGGGAGAACTGGGTAAGTGGGGTTCAGAATGCCCTCGAGGGAATATTGAAAGTATCTCAGGATGTACTCCTCTTGTCCGCAGTGTATTGCTGCTGTTGCCTTGCCAATGTTTCTCTGCCTGGTCTTGGAGGAACTGTCCCAGAGTCCAAACCATTCTTCTATGTGAATGTGGCAGACATAGAAATGCTGGAGACAGAAGTATCATATGTGGCCTGTAAGTATGATGGATTAGGCGTGACGTTTTTAACTTCAGGCTGCAAAATGTCTTGAGACACCAGACTGTGGAATAAAACCGATGAGAAATAGGATGTGCATGGAATGACTAACTACAAAAGCAGGAGAGAACAGTTGGTCTGCTGGGAAAGCGACATGCTGCTCTGAAAATCTTCTCTGATTTTGGCAGGTACAACAGAAAAGATCTTTGAGGAGAAACGGGATCTCTATGACGTCTATGTGGACAACCAGAATGTGAAGACGCATCATGAGCATCTGCAACCACTCCTGAAAATTAACAATGCTGATAAGGAGAAGTACCGACGGCTCAATGACCAGAGGTAATAATAGACATCTGGGTGGTCCTGGTCCTGATAGGAGAGCAGTGTGATGTGGGATAAAAAGGACACTGCTCCTTTGTACTTTCCTTCTTGTCTTAGTATTTTCAAAGTTTCCCACTGCTTCAGCTCATCTCTTTGAGGTTCTGGTTCCACTGTAGCTGACTGGTATGAGAGCCCCTGGGCACTCTGCACACATACAATCACTCTGCCAGTGAGCTGATGGAGCAGATagaaggcaggaagagaagcagaggtTGTAACTCACCATTGGTTCACCACTGATCAGTAGCAGAACTGAAAACAGCCTGCTTTCTAGTCCAGTGTCTTATAAAGACTACCCTGTTGCCTCAGCTGTCGGGGCAACAGTGTTAGTCTGATAGGTCTCCAAGAAATGGATGTGAAGTTTTTAGTTGTAATCTTTGTCTTCTCATAATGCTTTGAGGTTCACTGTAGGTATGTGCAATTAATCTGTCTCCCTTCTCTCAGGCAGATGTTAATGTATTCTCAAGAAGTGGGTGAGGATTGTAGCTCCTGTGAAGAGGACCTTTTCATCTTGTGAGTGGCTACCTCTAATACTTAGTTGGTCACTGTCAGGTTTAGGGAGCCTCTTTCACCGATTTCATGTTGCACTGGTTTGGCATATTATGAAACGTCATGGTTAATGTAATTCCATAGTCAGCTCTCTTCCTCTAGGGATCCAAGAACCAAACTGGCTCTTCCTCTTCGTATCATCTTCCTTTCAACTTGAGAAGCCAAATGCATCCATACTAGTCTCCACTGGGGTCTCTTCAGtgctgggagggagaagggaattttaaaaacacaattagAAATGCAAGAATGCCCTCCcatttttgaaaacataaacaCTGTAGGACTTTTCACACCAGAACATTTGGCTCAGGAAAGGACAATGTCCGTGGGAAGCAGGCACTGTACCATGCTGGGGGAGGTACAGTGTGGAGATAAGACCTGCATGTGAAGGATTGGCCCATTGATGTGGCTGGCTTTGTACTTGGCAAACAGAGGAACCAGAACTGGGTGTAGAGTATGAGGTACAGAATTAGATGAAAACCACACCTCTACCACCTCTGAAGCCCTTCACTGCCTGTCGCTATTGTTCGTAGGCTGCAGCAGGTGAGAAGTAATGGGATGAAACTGTGTGAAGGGCTGTCGAGGCAGAGCTCTGATCGTTgagctgcagagatgcagtcAGAGCTCTTTCTGAACAGCCTTGCGTGTTCCTAGGAAAGCACTAGGTAAGAAGTAGCTCTCACTGCTGTGTTCTGCGCCAGTAATGGAGAAGTTACTTACCCAGTGTCTTACCAGATGGATGACAACACTGTTTCCTCCTTTGCATTATGGGAGCTATAGGTCTGATGTACCCACTTGGTTACCACAGAGTACACAGTAGCTGATAACATAGCTTGCTTCTGAAGAGTGAAATGCCTACCATAAATCAGCCGGACAGAAGCACCgctgtaaattaaaaattactgctttatCTTTGTTTATTCTGGGTCATCCTTAGGGTGGATGGAAAACTACTACAGTGTCACCTAAGAAGGTGGGATCTATGATTAAAGGGGGTTAAATGCAGTTctggggctctgctgcctgtttgGTAAACAAGCTATCTTTTTGGGGGTCCAATGCCATCATCTTAGCTGACTTTATCCTATAGGTTTTTCATGGAGCAGAACAACCGCATATTTCAGACGCTGATGGAGGTGTCGGCCAGCCAGGACAAGACACTGACAGCTGACCACGCACGAGGCATGGGCCTGGATCCCCAAGGGGATCGAAGTTTCCTTATGGACCTGCTGGAAGTGTATGGCATTGATGTTATGCTAGTCATTGACAACCCCTGCTGCACTTAAACCAAGGGCAAGAGAGATGGGGAGCAAAGATCACTTTGTAAAGACTACCAGACATTGCTTAGGAGGATCACTGGAACTCACCACAGCCACTGGACGgatctcattttatttaataactttATATGGAGagtatttataattttaaaacaaaatgtgattttattttctctccctcaacTTCCCAATGAGTACCTGCtccaggttttgtttgtttgattgtttgtttttgtctccctttctctttcatttgtgtttttttgtttggtttagttAGGACCAGTGGCACCTTTGCACCAATCCTCACTGTTGCCAGTGATAGCTAGGTTTTGGCCTAGCCTGGATACCTGAGGGCTGAAGACTTCAGGAAAG
Above is a genomic segment from Gymnogyps californianus isolate 813 chromosome 1, ASM1813914v2, whole genome shotgun sequence containing:
- the DENND11 gene encoding DENN domain-containing protein 11, which encodes MVERADEAPLLFWAEGPAVSAPPPAAEAGSGGGGGGGRRLGGGWSAAPWGGAGPAEAAGPPRAEAEEDQIVAVFVVTFDPRTGNMVEWCLPQDIDLEGVEFKSMASGSHKIQSDFIYFRKGLCFGLACFANMPVESELERGARMKSVGILSPSYTLLYRYMHFLENQVRHQLEMPGHYSHLEAFYDDKKGVLPDSKGTPTSQQPVHWLPSIHRYMYPEMKITHPAGCMSQFIKFFGEQILVLWKFALLRKRILIFSPPPVGVVCYRVYCCCCLANVSLPGLGGTVPESKPFFYVNVADIEMLETEVSYVACTTEKIFEEKRDLYDVYVDNQNVKTHHEHLQPLLKINNADKEKYRRLNDQRQMLMYSQEVGEDCSSCEEDLFILFFMEQNNRIFQTLMEVSASQDKTLTADHARGMGLDPQGDRSFLMDLLEVYGIDVMLVIDNPCCT